One part of the Phragmites australis chromosome 3, lpPhrAust1.1, whole genome shotgun sequence genome encodes these proteins:
- the LOC133911992 gene encoding anaphase-promoting complex subunit 6, whose amino-acid sequence MRDRKFGFPPVPPSSSPASAEAAAAAEPSRRRRRVGEATEPPPEMREEALERLRGVVRDSVGKHLYASAIFLADKVAAVTGDPADVYMLAQALFLGRHFRRALHLLNNSRLLRDLRFRFLAAKCLEELKEWHQCLLMLGDAKLDGHGNILDQDDCSDIYFDKDAEDHEINIKSAICFLRGKAYEALDNRDLARQWYKAAAKADPLCYEALECLVDNYMLTCEEESELLSSLQFGKEDGWLSAFYSCLIRKHEKEDVVEAKFKELERESCNISSSSSGETLKNNIDILACKAEYYHQSGEYQKCFKLTSSLLERDPFHLKCTLVHLAAAMELGHSNDLYLLACNLVKDYPQKALSWFAVGCYYYCIKKYDQARRYFGKATGLDGTFPPAWIGTGIAYAAQEEGDQAMAAFRTAARLFPGCHLPTLYMGMQYVRMHNFKLAEQFFTQAKSICPSDPLIYNELGVVAYNMKEYQKAVQWFELTLDHTSSSLNEMWEPTLVNLGHALRKLKEYHKAVSYYEKALTFPTKSLSAFAGLAYTYHLMDNLEAAINYYHKALWLKPDDQFCTDMLTFALESSCHSAARRK is encoded by the exons ATGCGGGACAGAAAATTCGGTTTCCCTCCCgtgccgccctcctcctcccccgcatccgcagaagcagcagcagcagccgagccgagccgaagGCGGAGGAGAGTAGGAGAGGCCACCGAGCCGCCGCCGGAGATGAGGGAGGAGGCGCTGGAGCGGCTGCGTGGGGTGGTGCGCGACAGCGTCGGGAAGCACCTGTACGCGTCCGCCATCTTCCTCGCCGACAAGGTGGCCGCGGTCACGGGCGACCCCGCCGACGTCTACATGCTCGCGCAGGCGCTCTTCCTCGGCCGCCACTTCCGCCGCGCGCTCCACCTCCTTAACAACTCCCGCCTCCTCCGCGACCTCCGATTCCGCTTCCTCGCGGCCAAGTGCCTT GAGGAGTTGAAAGAGTGGCATCAGTGTTTGCTGATGCTTGGGGATGCAAAATTGGATGGGCATGGAAATATTCTTGATCAGGATGATTGCAGTGACatttattttgataaggatgctGAAGACCATGAGATCAAT ATCAAATCAGCTATATGTTTTTTACGTGGCAAGGCATATGAAGCACTGGACAACCGTGATCTTGCTCGGCAATG GTACAAGGCAGCAGCTAAAGCTGATCCATTGTGTTATGAG GCTCTCGAATGTCTTGTCGATAATTATATGTTAACTTGCGAGGAAG AATCTGAGTTATTGTCCTCTCTGCAATTTGGAAAAGAAGATGGGTGGCTATCAGCATTCTACTCATGTTTGATTAGGAAG CATGAAAAGGAAGATGTAGTTGAAGCAAAATTCAAGGAACTTGAACGGGAATCTTGCAATATTTCATCTTCGAGTTCTGGCGAAACATTGAAAAACAACATTGACATTTTGGCTTGCAAAGCTGAATACTACCACCAGAGTGGAGAGTACCAAAAATGTTTTAAACTTACGTCTTC GTTACTTGAAAGAGACCCTTTCCATTTAAAATGCACGTTAGTTCATTTGGCAGCTGCAATGGAGCTTGGTCATTCCAACGATCTTTATCTTTTGGCATGCAATTTAGTGAAGGATTATCCTCAGAA AGCTCTTTCCTGGTTTGCTGTTGGTTGCTATTACTACTGTATCAAGAAGTATGATCAAGCACGGAGATACTTCGG CAAAGCTACAGGGTTAGATGGGACGTTTCCTCCTGCTTGGATTGGCACAGGCATTGCTTATGCTGCTCAAGAGGAGGGTGACCAAGCAATGGCTGCATTTCGGACAGCTGCTCGGTTATTTCCTGG ATGTCATCTGCCAACTTTATACATGGGCATGCAATATGTGCGAATGCACAATTTCAAACTTGCGGAGCAG TTCTTCACACAAGCAAAATCTATCTGTCCATCCGATCCACTTATATACAATGAGTTGGGGGTCGTAGCTTATAATATGAAAGA GTATCAAAAGGCAGTTCAATGGTTTGAGTTAACACTGGATCATACTTCATCCTCTCTGAATGAAATGTGGGAACCAACATTGGTAAATCTTGGACATGCACTGCGGAAACTCAA GGAATATCATAAAGCCGTATCATATTATGAAAAGGCTCTCACTTTTCCAACCAAAAGTTTGAGTGCATTTGCTGGTCTTGCTTATACTTACCATCTTATG GATAACTTGGAGGCTGCCATAAATTATTACCACAAG
- the LOC133910956 gene encoding uncharacterized protein LOC133910956 — protein MPLSAASILHALLLLLGATASAAASVSAGDGYVNTTAASATATPLDDTEIYICYLCTGRNPLLIRYCPIYWDECHLVCYAYDAPAATAIPAAPVPVPSRGSPTLRGAYGDGCYVMKLYWNGTYVIVARQDCSQVARCLLSCGGGDAIDWKALGAASTGPAAATAAQGVLPRPRVADFQRCGTQLTAPAPNAVPGVVQRRH, from the coding sequence ATGCCTCTCTCGGCAGCTTCCATCCTCCAtgccctgctcctcctcctaggcGCCACGGCCTCCGCCGCGGCGTCCGTCTCGGCCGGCGATGGCTACGTGAACACGACGGCCGCCAGCGCCACGGCGACGCCCCTTGACGACACGGAGATATACATCTGCTACCTCTGCACCGGGCGGAACCCGTTGCTGATCAGGTACTGCCCCATCTACTGGGACGAGTGCCACCTCGTCTGCTACGCCTACGACGCGCCCGCCGCCACTGCCATTCCTGCAGCGCCCGTGCCTGTACCGTCGCGGGGGTCGCCCACCCTCCGCGGCGCGTACGGCGACGGCTGCTACGTCATGAAGCTGTACTGGAACGGCACCTACGTCATCGTCGCCCGCCAGGACTGCAGCCAGGTCGCCAGGTGCCTCCTctcctgcggcggcggcgacgccatCGACTGGAAAGCCCTGGGCGCCGCGTCCACGggtccggcggcggcgacggcggcccagGGCGTACTGCCGCGGCCGCGCGTCGCAGATTTCCAGCGTTGCGGCACGCAGTTGACGGCTCCGGCTCCGAACGCGGTCCCCGGCGTCGTGCAGCGACGGCACTAG